A single region of the Streptomyces vilmorinianum genome encodes:
- a CDS encoding ABC transporter ATP-binding protein has protein sequence MTDLQISGVTKAYGSDGAAVLNGLDLTVPGGSFAALLGPSGCGKTTLLRIIAGFLRADAGTVTVGGRTLTGPGVHVPPESRRIGIVPQEGALFPHLSVARNVAFGLSGTDRSTRRHRTEEMLDLVGLGGYGERMPHELSGGQQQRVALARALAPEPELVLLDEPFNALDSALRAGVRADVRSALRATGATALLVTHDQQEALSTADLVAVVRDGRVAQCATPQELYRSPADPWVAGFVGDAVLLPGTAAGGAADTALGRLPLTGEGAPDRGTVLLRPEQLRLVAPESAPAHGTVTEVSFYGHDAMVSVAVDGLATPVDVRVVGTATVRPGDRTGITVTGTATLHP, from the coding sequence ATGACCGATCTGCAGATCTCCGGAGTGACCAAGGCGTACGGCTCCGACGGCGCCGCCGTCCTGAACGGACTCGACCTGACCGTGCCCGGCGGCTCGTTCGCGGCCCTGCTCGGCCCGTCCGGCTGCGGCAAGACCACTCTGCTGCGGATCATCGCCGGGTTCCTGCGCGCGGACGCGGGCACCGTGACGGTCGGCGGGCGCACCCTGACCGGACCCGGCGTCCACGTGCCGCCGGAGAGCCGGCGGATCGGCATCGTCCCCCAGGAGGGCGCGCTCTTCCCGCATCTCAGCGTCGCCCGCAACGTCGCCTTCGGCCTGTCCGGCACCGACCGGTCCACCCGCCGTCACCGTACGGAGGAGATGCTGGACCTCGTCGGACTCGGCGGCTACGGCGAGCGCATGCCGCACGAGCTGTCCGGCGGGCAGCAGCAGCGCGTCGCCCTGGCCCGGGCGCTCGCCCCCGAACCCGAACTGGTGCTCCTCGACGAGCCGTTCAACGCCCTGGACAGCGCGCTGCGCGCCGGAGTGCGCGCCGACGTCCGCAGCGCCCTGCGCGCCACCGGCGCCACCGCCCTGCTCGTCACCCACGACCAGCAGGAGGCCCTCTCCACCGCCGACCTGGTCGCGGTCGTACGCGACGGCCGGGTGGCCCAGTGCGCCACCCCGCAGGAGCTCTACCGCAGCCCCGCCGACCCCTGGGTCGCCGGCTTCGTCGGCGACGCCGTCCTCCTGCCCGGCACGGCCGCAGGCGGAGCCGCCGACACCGCCCTCGGCCGCCTCCCGCTCACCGGCGAAGGAGCCCCGGACCGCGGAACGGTACTCCTTCGCCCCGAACAACTGCGCCTCGTCGCACCGGAATCGGCACCCGCGCACGGCACCGTGACCGAGGTCAGCTTCTACGGCCACGACGCCATGGTCAGCGTCGCCGTGGACGGCCTCGCCACGCCCGTCGACGTCCGGGTCGTGGGCACCGCCACGGTGCGCCCCGGAGACCGTACGGGCATCACCGTCACGGGCACGGCGACCTTGCATCCCTGA
- a CDS encoding PP2C family protein-serine/threonine phosphatase, which yields MDPRRRDLTPRLSRRGGRLLLAAPFVLIATVTVVDILSPPEVHLGPFLVAAPAVTASFAGPRMTAFVGAVAVLAQSVVAVARTSLTDLNHTYQIVALILISVIVTFFAHLRERDEGKVSKLRSIVHTAQGVVLRPLPRRAGPLRIASVYLAADEEAQMGGDLYAAARTPSGTRLLIGDARGKGLDAISEASLVLGAFRVTAGRTAELPELIGQLEAGVGSAQGRGEADEAGSGRADGADDAEEAFVTAVVLEFPDHEPVVRLANCGHPPPLCLRQGRVLALDAVDASPPLGLADVLPPASAVPEVTVDTFPFDVGDVLLLYTDGVIEARDHSRAFYPLSERLTTWAGDDPDALLRHLCDDLRAYAGGHLGDDAALVAVERLAQDTR from the coding sequence ATGGATCCCCGGCGGCGAGACCTCACTCCCCGCCTCTCCCGGCGCGGCGGGCGGCTGCTGCTTGCCGCGCCCTTCGTGCTGATCGCCACGGTCACCGTGGTCGACATCCTGTCGCCGCCCGAGGTCCACCTCGGGCCTTTCCTGGTCGCGGCGCCGGCCGTCACGGCCTCGTTCGCGGGTCCGCGGATGACGGCGTTCGTGGGTGCGGTCGCGGTGCTGGCGCAGTCGGTGGTGGCGGTCGCGCGGACGAGTCTGACGGACCTCAATCACACGTATCAGATCGTCGCGTTGATCCTGATCTCGGTCATCGTCACGTTCTTCGCCCATCTGCGCGAGCGGGACGAGGGCAAGGTCTCGAAGCTCCGCTCGATCGTCCATACCGCCCAGGGGGTCGTGCTGCGGCCGCTCCCCCGGCGGGCGGGTCCGCTGCGGATCGCCTCGGTCTACCTGGCGGCGGACGAGGAGGCGCAGATGGGCGGGGACCTGTACGCGGCCGCCCGTACGCCGTCGGGGACCCGACTGCTGATCGGCGACGCCCGCGGCAAGGGACTCGACGCGATCAGCGAGGCGTCACTGGTTCTGGGCGCCTTCCGCGTCACCGCGGGGCGGACGGCCGAGCTGCCCGAGCTGATCGGGCAGCTGGAGGCGGGGGTCGGTTCGGCGCAGGGGCGGGGGGAGGCGGACGAGGCCGGGTCCGGGCGAGCCGACGGGGCCGACGACGCCGAGGAGGCGTTCGTGACCGCCGTGGTGCTCGAGTTCCCCGATCACGAGCCGGTCGTGCGGCTGGCCAACTGCGGGCACCCGCCGCCGCTGTGTCTGCGGCAGGGGCGGGTCCTCGCCCTCGACGCCGTCGACGCGAGCCCGCCGCTGGGACTCGCGGACGTCCTCCCGCCCGCCTCGGCCGTGCCCGAGGTCACCGTGGACACCTTCCCCTTCGACGTCGGCGACGTGCTCCTGCTCTACACCGACGGTGTCATCGAGGCCCGCGACCACTCCCGCGCCTTCTACCCCCTGTCCGAGCGGCTCACGACGTGGGCCGGGGACGACCCGGACGCGCTGCTGCGGCACCTGTGCGACGACCTCCGCGCGTACGCGGGCGGTCATCTCGGCGACGACGCGGCGCTGGTCGCGGTCGAACGCCTCGCACAGGACACCCGCTAG
- a CDS encoding NAD-dependent epimerase/dehydratase family protein gives MTTIAVTGASGFCGSHVAALASARGARVLCVGRRPGPVGRHVPWDAETSLPDLAGADLVVHCAAAVGDPVPGSPAEATMRAVNVDGTARLLEAATGRPVVWVSSASVYAPGPGRSRITEEHPVRGQLNAYGRTKAAGEALALAAGAVVLRPRAVYGPGDPHLVPRLLSRVRARLLLLPGPDVVLSLTAVENLADACLAAAGWRPGAYNIADPVPYHRDEAIRTVLRAHGVRARIGHLPLPLARTAAVAAEALSRLRPGAEPPLTRYAVDQLAHTVVLDVSKAEGEGWRAGRALADYAVPRVTERRPR, from the coding sequence ATGACCACGATCGCCGTCACCGGGGCGAGCGGCTTCTGCGGCTCCCATGTCGCCGCGCTCGCCTCGGCGCGCGGTGCGCGGGTGCTGTGTGTGGGGCGGCGGCCGGGACCGGTCGGGCGGCATGTCCCGTGGGACGCCGAGACCTCCCTGCCCGACCTCGCAGGCGCCGACCTCGTCGTGCACTGCGCGGCCGCGGTCGGCGACCCGGTGCCCGGTTCACCGGCCGAGGCCACGATGCGGGCCGTGAACGTCGACGGCACCGCCCGGCTCCTGGAGGCGGCGACGGGCCGCCCGGTGGTCTGGGTGAGCAGCGCCAGCGTGTACGCCCCCGGGCCGGGCCGGTCCCGGATCACCGAGGAGCACCCCGTACGCGGGCAGTTGAACGCCTACGGCCGTACGAAGGCGGCCGGCGAGGCCCTCGCGCTCGCCGCCGGGGCGGTGGTCCTGCGTCCGCGCGCGGTCTACGGCCCCGGCGACCCCCACCTCGTGCCCCGGCTCCTCTCCCGGGTCCGGGCCCGCCTGTTGCTGCTGCCCGGCCCCGACGTCGTGCTGAGCCTGACGGCGGTCGAGAACCTCGCCGACGCGTGTCTGGCCGCCGCCGGCTGGCGCCCGGGCGCGTACAACATCGCCGACCCGGTGCCGTACCACCGTGACGAGGCGATCCGGACGGTCCTGCGCGCCCACGGCGTGCGCGCCCGGATCGGCCACCTCCCCCTCCCACTGGCCCGTACCGCGGCCGTGGCGGCGGAGGCCCTGTCCCGCCTGCGGCCGGGGGCCGAGCCGCCCCTGACCCGGTACGCCGTCGACCAGCTCGCCCACACCGTCGTCCTCGACGTGTCCAAGGCGGAGGGCGAGGGCTGGCGGGCGGGCCGCGCCCTCGCCGACTACGCCGTGCCTCGCGTCACGGAGCGTCGCCCCCGGTGA
- a CDS encoding cytochrome P450 yields MTAVAAAVRAARRRDRRVYTRSHPLLFALLAAVRRRPVARLGRALLVNGAEPYREALTRIPLDRAAAGTTGGAARELSGGRTLFDQEGAGHRDTRRTVAGDLSAAGVARLRPVWQEVLARRLAPLAAGHPVDLVPLARELAGATVRALVDTSADPSALAEAAGDAAAAAVRDHLPGPRPPGTARRASEATARLEAMLTGGGDDTDVRAASTDVRAGCADAVGGTPPSSAPVGGTSATAGRPAPAGRYRAGDAQTIPASGGGVAEAPAPRPPASDHTGAAPATTDGATSATSPPTPMDGDSDTGGKPIPAHGGDGGEAPAPTSPGGGVAGVPAGSTEMEAGLRAMLVVAAVNTTVAALPRAVAWCADAGLWADAGDERLRPALVAELLRVTAPSPLLPRVAAADASLGGCPVRAGDRLVLVARHAVEADRVPPDARHPAPAAVAQLVFGAGRHACPGAGLARAQLEDVLAALAPYRPSVVRARVDRRAALPGWRRLTVRATTVPLPSEA; encoded by the coding sequence ATGACCGCCGTCGCCGCCGCTGTGCGTGCGGCGCGCCGTCGCGACCGGCGCGTGTACACGCGGTCGCACCCGCTGCTGTTCGCCCTGCTCGCCGCCGTGCGGCGGCGTCCGGTCGCCCGGCTCGGCCGCGCACTCCTGGTGAACGGCGCAGAGCCGTACCGCGAGGCTCTCACCCGGATCCCGCTGGACCGCGCGGCCGCCGGCACCACCGGCGGCGCGGCGCGCGAACTGTCCGGCGGTCGAACGCTCTTCGACCAGGAGGGCGCCGGTCACCGCGACACCCGGCGGACTGTCGCCGGAGACCTGAGCGCGGCCGGTGTGGCGCGGCTGCGCCCGGTCTGGCAGGAGGTCCTCGCCCGTCGCCTCGCCCCGCTCGCCGCCGGGCATCCCGTCGACCTGGTCCCGCTGGCCCGTGAGCTGGCCGGCGCGACCGTCCGCGCCCTCGTGGACACGTCCGCCGACCCGTCGGCCCTCGCCGAGGCGGCGGGCGACGCGGCGGCGGCCGCCGTCCGTGACCACCTGCCTGGCCCCCGCCCACCGGGCACCGCCCGACGCGCGTCCGAGGCGACGGCCCGCCTGGAGGCGATGCTCACGGGCGGGGGCGACGACACCGATGTGCGGGCGGCGTCCACGGACGTGCGTGCGGGGTGCGCTGACGCAGTCGGCGGCACGCCACCGTCGTCGGCACCTGTGGGCGGCACCAGCGCCACGGCGGGCCGGCCGGCTCCCGCGGGCCGATACCGCGCCGGCGACGCGCAGACGATCCCCGCAAGCGGAGGCGGCGTCGCCGAAGCACCGGCGCCGCGCCCGCCGGCGAGCGACCACACCGGAGCGGCCCCGGCGACCACGGACGGGGCCACCAGCGCGACATCGCCGCCCACGCCCATGGACGGCGACAGCGACACGGGCGGCAAGCCGATCCCCGCGCACGGAGGCGACGGCGGCGAAGCACCGGCGCCGACGTCTCCCGGAGGCGGCGTCGCCGGTGTACCGGCGGGGTCCACGGAGATGGAGGCCGGGCTGCGGGCCATGCTTGTCGTCGCCGCCGTCAATACGACCGTCGCCGCGCTGCCGCGCGCCGTCGCGTGGTGTGCGGACGCCGGGCTGTGGGCGGATGCCGGGGACGAACGGTTGCGGCCCGCGCTGGTCGCCGAACTGCTGCGGGTCACCGCCCCGTCCCCGTTGCTGCCGCGCGTGGCGGCCGCCGACGCGTCGCTCGGGGGCTGTCCGGTGCGGGCCGGGGACCGGCTGGTGCTGGTGGCGCGGCATGCCGTCGAGGCGGACCGCGTCCCGCCGGACGCCCGTCACCCGGCTCCGGCCGCGGTGGCCCAGCTCGTCTTCGGCGCCGGGCGGCACGCCTGCCCGGGTGCCGGGCTCGCCCGTGCGCAGTTGGAGGACGTGCTCGCCGCGCTCGCCCCGTACCGCCCGTCCGTCGTCCGCGCCCGGGTGGACCGACGCGCCGCGCTGCCGGGCTGGCGCCGGCTCACGGTCCGCGCGACCACCGTACCCCTGCCCTCGGAGGCCTGA
- a CDS encoding class I adenylate-forming enzyme family protein encodes MLDALARTLRSDPGRPAVLGTTRTGAVRTKATCGELADLADRYAAALHARGLRRGGTVGVAVRPGPRALAVLLAVHRLGLRAAVLDPAAGPDVLRARLALARPDVVLADAAAQAVAGWARPLARRARLALPDLADLGPVATVGPRLPGCAAALDTGAGTAGLPRPVDEDGDAVIVFTSGTTSRPRAVVHTRSSLAAGMATVTGLVRPEPGRPVLGGTFFVLVPSLASGAPVALPARSPRVLARQLRRLSPQATYLTPPQLRAALAEDARFTGRVWTGSAPASAELLTRVKRAGADEAWGVYALTELFPAAAVEQAAKAAFTGEGDLVGAPLPGVEARTGPTGELLLSGPAARDRYLGEEPDASVATGDRGRLDAHGRIVLEGRCKDMVLRRAENIYPGLYEPGLHVPGVELALLVGVPAGDGDERLVAVVQPRREADHARVRAALAGPLERMGAARPDAVLLADIPLSGRSSKPDRAATAMLAAARTRGSAR; translated from the coding sequence ATGCTGGACGCTCTCGCTCGCACGCTGCGGTCGGACCCGGGCCGGCCCGCCGTGCTCGGTACCACGCGCACCGGCGCGGTCCGTACGAAGGCCACCTGTGGGGAGCTCGCCGATCTCGCCGACCGGTACGCCGCCGCTCTGCACGCCCGGGGACTGCGGCGGGGCGGCACGGTGGGGGTCGCGGTGCGGCCGGGGCCGCGCGCGCTGGCCGTGCTGCTCGCGGTGCACCGGCTCGGGCTGCGCGCCGCGGTCCTCGACCCGGCCGCGGGGCCCGACGTGCTGCGCGCCCGGCTCGCGCTGGCCCGCCCGGACGTGGTCCTTGCCGACGCGGCGGCCCAGGCGGTCGCCGGATGGGCCAGGCCGCTCGCCCGCCGGGCCCGTCTCGCGCTGCCCGACCTGGCGGACCTCGGCCCGGTCGCGACGGTCGGCCCGAGGCTGCCCGGCTGCGCCGCCGCGCTGGACACCGGCGCCGGCACCGCGGGGCTGCCGCGCCCGGTGGACGAGGACGGGGACGCGGTGATCGTCTTCACCTCGGGCACCACCTCGCGGCCCCGCGCCGTGGTCCACACCCGTTCCTCGCTCGCCGCCGGCATGGCCACGGTGACCGGCCTCGTACGGCCCGAGCCCGGGCGGCCCGTGCTGGGCGGCACCTTCTTCGTCCTCGTACCGTCCCTCGCGAGCGGGGCGCCGGTCGCCCTGCCCGCCCGCTCGCCGCGCGTCCTGGCGCGGCAGCTGCGCCGGCTCTCCCCGCAGGCCACCTATCTGACGCCGCCTCAGCTCCGGGCCGCGCTGGCGGAGGACGCGCGGTTCACCGGACGGGTGTGGACCGGTTCGGCCCCGGCGAGCGCCGAGCTCCTCACCCGCGTCAAGCGGGCGGGAGCGGACGAGGCGTGGGGGGTGTACGCGCTGACGGAACTGTTCCCCGCCGCGGCCGTCGAGCAGGCGGCCAAGGCCGCGTTCACGGGCGAGGGGGATCTGGTGGGCGCGCCGCTGCCGGGGGTGGAGGCCAGGACGGGGCCGACCGGCGAACTGCTGCTGTCCGGGCCCGCGGCCCGGGACCGCTACCTCGGTGAGGAGCCCGATGCCTCGGTCGCCACGGGCGACCGGGGGCGGCTGGACGCGCACGGCAGGATCGTCCTCGAGGGCCGCTGCAAGGACATGGTGCTCAGGCGGGCGGAGAACATCTACCCGGGTCTGTACGAGCCCGGGCTCCATGTTCCCGGGGTCGAACTGGCCCTGCTGGTGGGCGTTCCGGCCGGGGACGGCGACGAACGTCTGGTCGCCGTCGTCCAGCCGCGCCGGGAGGCCGACCACGCGCGGGTGCGCGCCGCGCTGGCCGGACCGCTGGAGCGGATGGGCGCCGCCCGCCCGGACGCGGTGCTGCTCGCCGACATTCCGCTGTCCGGGCGCTCGTCGAAGCCCGACCGCGCGGCGACGGCGATGCTGGCCGCCGCGCGCACGAGGGGGTCGGCGCGATGA
- a CDS encoding glycosyltransferase family A protein, with protein sequence MSALWVVVPAHQEAARIGDALQALAAQTDRDFQLVVVDNASEDGTAAIVRAFAERAPFGVHVLDERDKGVGCAVDTGFRYAIGRGATLLARTDADCLPRPGWTAAARAALHGGAGLVCGRIDARRDEHGPLGRALFRTLVGVAAFFGRVRPAHRRRHGYLAPYRMHAGNNMAITARLYEDVGGMPRRPSPTDRLFLNRVRRRTTAIVHARDMVVENSTRRLRAYGIVGTARWYLDKGPGRHGEDPR encoded by the coding sequence GTGAGCGCGCTGTGGGTGGTGGTGCCCGCCCATCAGGAGGCCGCGCGCATCGGTGACGCCCTTCAGGCGCTCGCGGCGCAGACGGACCGGGACTTCCAGCTCGTCGTGGTGGACAACGCCTCCGAGGACGGCACCGCGGCGATCGTCCGCGCGTTCGCGGAGCGGGCGCCGTTCGGCGTCCATGTGCTCGACGAGCGAGACAAGGGCGTGGGCTGCGCGGTCGACACCGGGTTCCGGTACGCGATCGGGCGGGGGGCCACGCTGCTCGCCCGCACCGACGCCGACTGCCTGCCGCGCCCCGGCTGGACGGCCGCGGCCCGTGCCGCGCTGCACGGCGGGGCGGGTCTTGTGTGCGGGCGCATCGACGCCCGCCGCGACGAGCACGGGCCGCTGGGCCGTGCCTTGTTCCGTACGCTCGTCGGCGTCGCCGCCTTCTTCGGCCGGGTGCGGCCCGCGCACCGGCGCCGGCACGGCTATCTCGCCCCGTACCGCATGCACGCGGGCAACAACATGGCGATCACCGCGCGGCTGTACGAGGACGTCGGCGGGATGCCCCGCCGTCCCTCCCCCACCGACCGGCTGTTCCTGAACCGGGTCCGCCGCCGCACCACCGCCATCGTCCACGCGCGCGACATGGTCGTGGAGAACTCCACCCGGCGGCTGCGCGCCTACGGAATCGTCGGAACCGCCCGCTGGTACCTGGACAAGGGACCCGGGCGTCACGGGGAGGACCCGCGCTGA
- a CDS encoding 3-oxoacyl-ACP synthase III family protein — protein MNSHSAVADGPLRVGITGVGVFLPEQVVDSEHLRQRVVASSGVALPAGVFERATGIVTRRVAGPGEYASTLAVGAARDALGRAGLEPADIDLLVFASASRDMVEPATAHIVQAELGSRAHALDVTNACNSFVNGVDLARTMILAGRARRALVVTGETPSRAVRQAPADLAQFRDGFAGYTFGDAGAAVVLEAVDRGGILDVDSETHSEHWSVGGIFGGGSRHPRSEEHTYFRGDGSELRKVFEKVGTSVLDRVRHRTGLSWHHFRYVLVHQVTVPYLERFVEITGVPEDRLVVTVPELGNVASASLGVQLHRVHDALLPGNRVLFVGLGGGVSIMTMVWEKA, from the coding sequence ATGAACAGTCACAGTGCCGTCGCCGACGGCCCCCTGCGGGTCGGGATCACCGGGGTCGGGGTCTTCCTCCCCGAACAGGTCGTGGACTCGGAGCACCTGCGGCAGCGGGTGGTCGCGAGCAGTGGGGTCGCGCTGCCCGCCGGGGTGTTCGAGCGGGCCACCGGGATCGTCACCCGGCGGGTCGCCGGCCCCGGCGAGTACGCCTCCACGCTGGCGGTGGGCGCCGCCCGGGACGCGCTCGGGCGGGCCGGGCTCGAGCCGGCGGACATCGATCTGCTGGTGTTCGCCTCCGCCAGCCGCGACATGGTGGAGCCGGCCACCGCGCACATCGTGCAGGCCGAACTCGGCTCCCGGGCGCACGCCCTGGACGTGACCAACGCCTGCAACAGCTTCGTCAACGGCGTCGACCTCGCCCGCACCATGATCCTGGCGGGACGTGCCCGGCGGGCCCTGGTGGTCACCGGGGAGACGCCGAGCCGTGCCGTGCGCCAGGCGCCGGCGGATCTGGCCCAGTTCCGTGACGGCTTCGCCGGCTACACGTTCGGCGACGCGGGCGCGGCGGTGGTCCTGGAGGCGGTGGACCGCGGCGGGATCCTCGACGTGGACAGCGAGACGCACTCCGAACACTGGTCGGTGGGCGGGATATTCGGCGGGGGTTCGCGTCACCCCCGCAGCGAGGAGCACACCTACTTCCGCGGTGACGGCAGCGAGCTGCGCAAGGTGTTCGAGAAGGTCGGCACCTCGGTGCTCGACCGGGTGCGGCACCGTACGGGGCTGAGCTGGCACCACTTCCGGTACGTCCTGGTGCATCAGGTCACCGTGCCGTACCTGGAGCGGTTCGTGGAGATCACCGGTGTCCCCGAGGACCGGCTCGTCGTCACCGTCCCCGAGCTCGGCAACGTCGCGAGCGCGAGTCTGGGTGTGCAACTGCACCGGGTCCACGACGCGTTGCTTCCCGGCAACCGCGTCCTGTTCGTGGGCCTCGGCGGCGGCGTCAGCATCATGACGATGGTCTGGGAGAAGGCGTGA
- a CDS encoding enoyl-CoA hydratase/isomerase family protein — protein sequence MTAADSPHVLVRTEGRAGFLTLNRPRAINALTHAMVRRIDEALTAWEGDPAVETVVIEGAGERGLCAGGDIRAIHDDARAGGTASVDFWRDEYRLNARIARFPKPYVALMDGIVMGGGVGVSAHGSVRVVTERSRVAMPETGIGFVPDVGGTYLLSRAPGELGTHLALTGTQAGAADALLTGLADHFVPSEDLPRLASELTRAPAHEVVPRFARPAPPGELAAQREWIDPCYAADTVEDVVDRLLDFGVPEAKEAAATLLGRSPVALKVTLAAIRRARRLDSLESVLDMEFRLSCAALTSADLVEGIRAQVVDKDRDPHWSPPTLAEVTDDDVARYFAPSGAPEPFSR from the coding sequence ATGACCGCGGCCGACAGCCCGCACGTCCTGGTGCGCACCGAAGGACGAGCCGGCTTCCTCACCCTGAACCGGCCGAGGGCCATCAACGCGCTCACCCACGCCATGGTGCGCCGGATCGACGAGGCGCTGACGGCCTGGGAGGGCGATCCGGCCGTCGAGACCGTCGTCATCGAGGGCGCCGGTGAGCGCGGGCTGTGCGCCGGCGGCGACATCCGGGCGATCCACGACGACGCCCGCGCCGGCGGCACCGCCTCCGTGGACTTCTGGCGCGACGAGTACCGGCTCAACGCCCGCATCGCCCGCTTCCCCAAGCCCTACGTGGCCCTCATGGACGGGATCGTGATGGGCGGCGGCGTCGGCGTCTCCGCCCACGGCTCCGTCCGCGTCGTCACCGAACGCTCCCGGGTGGCCATGCCCGAAACCGGCATCGGCTTCGTGCCCGACGTCGGCGGCACGTACCTGCTGAGCCGCGCGCCCGGCGAACTCGGCACCCACCTCGCCCTGACCGGCACCCAGGCCGGCGCCGCCGACGCGCTGCTGACCGGGCTCGCCGACCATTTCGTACCCTCCGAGGACCTGCCCCGACTCGCCTCGGAGCTCACGCGGGCGCCCGCGCACGAGGTGGTGCCCCGGTTCGCGCGGCCCGCGCCGCCCGGCGAACTCGCCGCCCAGCGCGAGTGGATCGACCCCTGCTACGCCGCGGACACGGTGGAGGACGTCGTCGACCGGCTCCTCGACTTCGGTGTGCCGGAGGCGAAGGAGGCCGCCGCCACGCTCCTCGGCCGATCGCCCGTCGCCCTCAAGGTCACCCTCGCGGCGATCCGCCGCGCCCGGCGACTCGACTCCCTGGAGTCCGTCCTCGACATGGAGTTCCGGCTCTCCTGCGCCGCCCTGACCTCCGCCGACCTCGTCGAGGGCATCCGCGCCCAGGTCGTCGACAAGGACCGCGACCCCCACTGGTCCCCGCCCACCCTCGCCGAGGTGACGGACGACGACGTCGCCCGCTACTTCGCCCCCTCGGGCGCCCCGGAGCCGTTCTCACGGTGA
- a CDS encoding Lrp/AsnC family transcriptional regulator translates to MADDPMPESGAPGPGPAGPDAGFSELDLALIDALQAAPRAPWSRIGRALGVDPTTAARRWERLRAAGLAWITAYDAARTATVAYVEVRCRPRSLEAVSTAVTALPWVFSVDETAGDFDLFLSVAGPDLPSLGRQIRGTIGGLRGVLSTRTRLGITLYGEGRDWRMRAMEPAERAALSTPRALGRTVYSAHWRNRHSPEDRALISALGGDGRLGYTELGAMTGMSEHTARRRVQRMMRDGDISIRCDLAHQLAGLPTMVVYRAAVPHPELERTGNALARFDQVRMCVSVSGPHNLLVLVWLHGLGAIDPFEALLAERFPALEVKDRTVALHTPKRMGRLLDDHGRAIGRVPLGMSLDEPWDGHRENGSGAPEGAK, encoded by the coding sequence ATGGCTGACGATCCGATGCCGGAATCCGGCGCGCCGGGTCCGGGCCCGGCCGGTCCCGACGCCGGCTTCTCCGAACTCGATCTGGCGCTCATCGACGCGCTCCAGGCCGCCCCGCGCGCCCCGTGGTCCCGTATCGGCCGGGCCCTGGGCGTGGACCCGACGACGGCGGCCCGCCGCTGGGAGCGGCTGCGCGCGGCCGGTCTGGCCTGGATCACGGCGTACGACGCGGCGAGGACGGCGACGGTCGCCTATGTCGAGGTGCGCTGCCGACCCCGCTCCCTGGAGGCCGTGAGCACCGCGGTGACCGCGCTGCCGTGGGTCTTCAGCGTGGACGAGACGGCTGGTGACTTCGATCTCTTCCTGTCGGTGGCGGGGCCCGACCTGCCGAGTCTCGGCCGGCAGATCCGCGGCACCATCGGGGGGCTGCGCGGGGTCCTCTCCACCCGTACGCGGTTGGGCATCACCCTGTACGGCGAGGGGCGTGACTGGCGGATGCGGGCGATGGAGCCCGCGGAGCGCGCGGCCCTGTCGACCCCACGGGCGCTCGGCCGCACGGTCTACAGCGCCCACTGGCGCAACCGTCACTCGCCCGAGGACCGGGCCCTGATCTCGGCGCTCGGCGGTGACGGCCGGCTCGGCTACACGGAGCTGGGGGCGATGACGGGCATGAGCGAGCACACGGCCCGCCGCCGGGTGCAGCGGATGATGCGGGACGGGGACATCTCGATCCGCTGCGACCTCGCCCATCAGCTGGCGGGTCTGCCGACGATGGTGGTCTACCGGGCCGCGGTCCCTCACCCCGAGCTCGAGCGGACCGGGAACGCGCTGGCCCGGTTCGACCAGGTCCGGATGTGCGTCTCCGTGAGCGGGCCGCACAACCTGCTGGTCCTCGTCTGGCTGCACGGCCTCGGCGCGATCGACCCGTTCGAGGCGCTGCTCGCGGAGCGTTTCCCGGCGCTGGAGGTCAAGGACCGGACCGTCGCGCTGCACACGCCCAAGCGCATGGGCCGGCTCCTCGACGACCACGGCCGCGCCATCGGCCGCGTACCGCTCGGGATGTCACTGGACGAGCCGTGGGACGGTCACCGTGAGAACGGCTCCGGGGCGCCCGAGGGGGCGAAGTAG